The following proteins are co-located in the Pseudomonas fluorescens genome:
- a CDS encoding response regulator transcription factor, with translation MSDTLLLIEDDRPLAALTAEFLRAEGFTVTVEHRGDRAAQRILDEQPALLILDVMLPGIDGFTLCRQIRDQYPGLILMMTALDENAEQLTGFNVGADDYVVKPVDPLLLLARIRSLLRRHPQAPRAHYQWGTFRLDLNSHFAWLDETPLQFSVAEFELLAIFARHCGVLLTREKLLQSLRGLEYDGLNRSIDMRVSRLRKKLMSLECPVTIQTITAQGYLFVESAQEARHVD, from the coding sequence ATGTCCGACACCCTGCTGCTGATTGAAGACGACCGCCCCCTGGCTGCACTGACGGCCGAATTCCTGCGTGCCGAAGGCTTTACCGTAACGGTTGAGCACCGTGGCGATCGCGCTGCACAGCGCATTCTTGACGAACAACCGGCGCTGCTGATCCTCGATGTGATGTTGCCGGGCATCGACGGGTTCACCTTGTGCCGACAGATTCGCGATCAGTACCCGGGGCTAATCCTGATGATGACCGCGCTGGATGAAAACGCCGAGCAACTGACCGGCTTCAACGTCGGCGCGGATGACTATGTGGTCAAGCCGGTCGACCCGCTGCTGTTGCTGGCCAGAATCCGCTCGTTGCTGCGTCGCCACCCTCAAGCCCCACGTGCTCATTACCAGTGGGGCACCTTTCGGCTCGACCTCAACAGCCATTTCGCCTGGCTCGATGAGACCCCTTTGCAGTTCTCGGTTGCCGAGTTCGAATTGCTGGCGATTTTCGCGCGCCATTGCGGGGTATTGCTGACGCGGGAAAAACTCCTGCAGAGCCTGCGCGGCCTGGAATACGACGGGCTCAACCGTTCCATCGACATGCGTGTGTCGCGCTTGCGTAAAAAGCTGATGAGCCTGGAATGCCCGGTGACTATCCAGACCATCACGGCCCAGGGCTATCTGTTCGTCGAAAGTGCCCAGGAGGCCCGACATGTTGACTAA
- a CDS encoding class I SAM-dependent methyltransferase, protein MSTPIKLDFSEKYDDQHAQEYLLKHQDNLARRLSHKRDEQLARGALAMAGEPGLVLDLPCGAGRFWPLLAEKPNRVIIGADNSASMLNVATIAQPAEVVKRVRPLQTSAFDIDLPDNSVDSIFCMRLLHHIGDAAHRLAILKEFQRVTRDSVIVSLWVDGNFKAWKRKRLEAKRREKGEQEGYQNRFVLPAATVEAEFEQAGFRVQESLDFMPLYAMWRVYVLRKR, encoded by the coding sequence ATGTCTACCCCGATCAAGCTCGATTTTTCTGAAAAGTACGACGATCAGCACGCGCAGGAATATTTGCTCAAACATCAGGACAATCTGGCTCGCCGGTTGTCCCACAAACGCGACGAGCAATTGGCGCGCGGCGCGTTGGCCATGGCCGGCGAGCCAGGCCTGGTGTTGGACCTGCCCTGCGGGGCTGGACGTTTCTGGCCGTTACTGGCGGAAAAGCCCAACCGGGTGATTATCGGGGCCGACAATTCGGCGTCGATGTTGAACGTCGCCACCATCGCCCAACCGGCGGAAGTGGTGAAACGGGTACGGCCTTTGCAGACTTCTGCGTTCGATATTGATTTACCGGATAATTCAGTCGACAGTATTTTCTGTATGCGCTTGCTGCACCATATCGGTGACGCGGCGCACAGACTGGCAATATTGAAGGAATTTCAACGCGTTACCCGCGACAGCGTGATCGTTTCGCTGTGGGTAGATGGCAATTTCAAGGCCTGGAAACGCAAGCGCCTCGAAGCGAAACGTCGCGAGAAAGGTGAGCAGGAAGGTTATCAAAACCGGTTTGTGTTACCGGCTGCTACTGTTGAGGCAGAGTTTGAGCAGGCCGGTTTCCGGGTTCAGGAGTCCCTGGACTTCATGCCGCTCTACGCCATGTGGCGAGTATATGTATTGCGTAAGAGGTAA
- a CDS encoding sensor histidine kinase — protein MLTKVRPWMVAVAGTGWASLTFYLLWLCANASVFVGEDSFLRLMAGPAYLVAEQLKAVPADQREARMDILRAHFQYPVNLISLDEVELPPEALVMLEHQQPALSSDEDISYFPLDDDTIIQFGPMWGSAEVKDLIKFPVYWITAAVAGLPVLLLLGIGLRLHRRRRTDLNTLKTCLGTLARTPNVMLPAMGKEWTPLLMTLQQHARDISAMNERHREVSQAVSHELRTPLARMRFALTLLGKSEDPLTRTRLQERLLTDVEELEALVRASLAFARLAGAPTDLQHEPINLRDWLHQEFALLDGHHRRLSLETEPAHLELIGDRALLHLIVRNLLSNAITYARDQVCVSATYHGQQHLVLHVDDDGPGVLAENRDKIFEPFVRLALGGDEPTGSGLGLALAKRATQWHHGELSVSRSPLGGARLSLILPLRPL, from the coding sequence ATGTTGACTAAGGTGCGGCCCTGGATGGTGGCCGTGGCGGGCACGGGCTGGGCGAGTTTGACGTTTTATCTGTTGTGGCTGTGCGCCAACGCCTCGGTGTTTGTCGGCGAAGACAGCTTTTTGCGCCTGATGGCCGGGCCGGCCTACCTGGTGGCCGAACAGCTCAAAGCCGTGCCGGCCGACCAACGTGAAGCGCGCATGGACATCCTGCGCGCGCACTTCCAGTACCCGGTGAATCTGATCTCGCTGGACGAGGTCGAATTGCCGCCGGAAGCGTTGGTCATGCTGGAGCATCAACAACCGGCACTGAGCAGCGACGAAGACATCAGCTACTTCCCGCTGGATGACGACACCATCATTCAATTCGGCCCAATGTGGGGCAGTGCCGAGGTCAAGGATCTGATCAAATTCCCGGTTTACTGGATCACCGCCGCTGTAGCAGGCCTGCCGGTGCTACTGCTACTCGGGATCGGTTTACGCCTGCACCGCCGTCGCCGCACCGACCTGAACACCCTCAAGACCTGCCTTGGCACGCTGGCACGTACCCCGAATGTGATGTTGCCTGCCATGGGCAAGGAATGGACGCCGTTGCTGATGACCTTGCAACAGCACGCGCGGGACATCAGCGCCATGAACGAGCGCCACCGTGAAGTCTCCCAGGCCGTGTCCCACGAACTGCGTACGCCATTGGCGCGCATGCGTTTTGCCTTGACGCTTCTGGGTAAAAGCGAAGACCCGCTCACCCGTACACGCCTTCAGGAACGCTTGCTCACCGATGTCGAAGAGCTCGAAGCGCTGGTTCGCGCCAGCCTCGCCTTTGCGCGCCTGGCAGGCGCACCGACCGACCTGCAGCATGAGCCAATCAACCTGCGTGACTGGCTGCACCAGGAGTTTGCCTTGCTCGACGGGCACCATCGCCGGTTGAGCCTGGAAACCGAGCCCGCCCACCTTGAGCTGATCGGCGACCGTGCCCTGTTGCACCTTATCGTGCGCAACCTGTTAAGCAATGCCATCACCTACGCACGCGATCAAGTGTGCGTCAGTGCCACTTACCACGGTCAACAGCACCTGGTGCTGCATGTGGATGATGATGGCCCCGGGGTATTGGCGGAGAACCGCGACAAGATCTTCGAGCCCTTCGTGCGCCTTGCCTTGGGGGGCGATGAGCCCACGGGCTCCGGCCTTGGCCTGGCACTGGCCAAACGCGCGACCCAGTGGCACCACGGTGAATTGTCGGTATCGCGCAGCCCTTTGGGCGGCGCACGCCTGAGCCTTATTCTGCCGCTGAGGCCGCTGTAA
- a CDS encoding LTA synthase family protein, which translates to MGFLNTAPMRFLLLVTGAWLVIFLLTRSVLLITHLDEVGGNLLPVFGVGLLYDLAFLAYAALPLGLYLLLCPPALWRRRGHRWFLQAVLTVSLFAMLFTSVAEWLFWDEFGVRFNFIAVDYLVYSNEVMNNLLESYPIGKLLSLLAMLAIVLSLALRKPFNSAMSAPLPPLRGRVLNALGLLVVAGLCVQLISQDSPRASGGNAYKNELASNGPYQFFAAFRNNELDYTQFYKSLPSEVVAKQLRAELSEPNARFIGTDPLDIRRAITNPGTLRKPNIVLVTIESFSAKYMGSNGDDRNLTPNLDALRRHSLYFNNFYATGTRTDRGLEAITLAIPPTPGRSIVKRIGRESGFASLGQQLGAIGYDSVFVYGGRGYFDNMNAFFSGNGYRVVDQSSVAESEISFKNAWGMADEDLYRQTLKLADADYARQQPFLLQLMTTSNHRPYTYPEGRIDIKSGNGRDGAVKYTDHAIGEFLDAARQKPWFDNTIFVFVADHTAGSAGKEDLPIANYQIPLFIYAPKLIEARETAQLASQIDLGPTLLGLINLSYESTFFGRNLLQDSPLPPRVVVGNYQHLGLFDGKDLAILSPRQGLRRHDQALGESQELRVGTDDPLIQRAITYYQAASYGFTQQLLSWKAPKDAAPAISVR; encoded by the coding sequence ATGGGGTTTTTAAACACCGCGCCGATGCGCTTTCTGCTGCTCGTAACCGGCGCATGGCTGGTGATTTTCCTACTGACGCGCAGTGTGCTGCTGATCACGCATTTGGATGAAGTCGGTGGCAACCTGCTACCGGTGTTTGGCGTCGGCTTGCTGTATGACCTCGCGTTCCTGGCCTATGCCGCTTTGCCGCTGGGCCTGTATCTGCTGCTCTGCCCGCCCGCTCTGTGGCGCCGCCGTGGCCATCGCTGGTTCCTGCAGGCGGTGCTGACCGTCAGCCTGTTCGCCATGTTGTTTACGTCAGTGGCCGAGTGGCTGTTCTGGGATGAGTTCGGCGTACGCTTCAACTTTATCGCCGTCGATTACCTGGTGTATTCCAATGAGGTGATGAACAACCTGCTGGAGTCTTACCCGATCGGCAAGCTGCTCAGCCTGTTGGCGATGCTCGCGATTGTACTGAGCCTGGCCTTGCGCAAGCCGTTCAACAGCGCAATGAGCGCGCCTCTGCCGCCCCTGCGTGGGCGCGTGTTGAATGCCCTGGGCCTGCTGGTGGTTGCCGGTCTCTGCGTGCAATTGATCAGTCAGGACAGCCCACGCGCCTCGGGTGGCAACGCTTACAAGAATGAACTGGCGAGCAACGGCCCGTATCAGTTTTTTGCCGCGTTCCGTAACAACGAGCTGGATTACACCCAGTTCTATAAAAGCCTGCCCTCCGAGGTGGTCGCCAAGCAATTGCGGGCTGAACTCAGCGAGCCGAATGCGCGCTTCATCGGCACCGACCCGCTGGACATCCGCCGCGCAATCACCAACCCCGGCACGTTGCGCAAACCCAACATCGTGCTGGTGACCATCGAAAGCTTCAGCGCCAAATACATGGGCAGCAATGGCGACGACCGTAACCTCACCCCCAACCTCGATGCGTTGCGTAGACACAGCCTGTACTTCAATAACTTCTATGCCACCGGCACCCGCACGGACCGTGGCTTGGAGGCGATCACCCTGGCTATTCCACCGACGCCCGGCCGTTCAATCGTCAAGCGCATCGGCCGTGAGAGCGGTTTCGCCAGCCTTGGCCAACAACTCGGGGCCATCGGTTACGACAGTGTCTTTGTCTACGGCGGACGCGGTTACTTCGACAATATGAACGCGTTTTTCAGCGGCAACGGTTATCGGGTCGTGGACCAGAGCAGCGTGGCGGAATCGGAAATCTCGTTCAAAAATGCCTGGGGCATGGCCGATGAAGACCTCTACCGGCAAACCCTGAAACTGGCCGATGCCGACTATGCCAGGCAGCAGCCCTTCCTGCTGCAACTGATGACCACGTCCAACCATCGCCCTTATACCTATCCGGAAGGCCGCATCGATATCAAGTCCGGCAACGGCCGTGACGGCGCGGTGAAATACACCGACCACGCCATCGGTGAGTTCCTCGACGCGGCCCGCCAGAAGCCGTGGTTTGATAACACGATTTTCGTGTTCGTCGCCGATCACACCGCCGGCAGCGCAGGCAAGGAAGACTTGCCTATCGCCAACTACCAGATCCCGCTGTTCATCTACGCACCGAAGCTGATCGAGGCTCGGGAAACCGCGCAACTGGCCAGCCAGATCGACTTGGGCCCCACGTTGCTGGGGTTGATCAACCTGAGCTACGAATCCACCTTCTTCGGCCGCAACCTGTTGCAAGACAGCCCGCTGCCACCGCGCGTGGTGGTCGGCAACTATCAGCACCTGGGGTTGTTTGATGGCAAGGACCTGGCAATCCTCAGCCCGCGCCAAGGCCTGCGTCGCCACGATCAGGCCTTGGGCGAGAGCCAGGAGTTACGTGTGGGCACGGATGATCCATTGATCCAGCGCGCAATTACTTACTACCAGGCCGCCAGTTATGGTTTCACACAACAACTATTGAGCTGGAAAGCGCCCAAGGACGCAGCGCCTGCCATCAGCGTGCGCTGA
- a CDS encoding sensor histidine kinase, with amino-acid sequence MEFKQSLAQRIIIAFALMSALVAGAFAMGIVATVHLVEEKLISAGLGGDLQRLLLMDSVEDWSHRPEPDQLFYFSGGPGDFELPKDLRHLEPGFHEVFRESLSYHAMVEVVDGRRYVLLQDQSDFEERERVLFAVVLVGFVLSLALAVFLGWVLARKVMAPVVRLARQVRHRDQLLGLAPPLAPDYAADEVGELAVAFDATLGRLRQALSREQLFTSDVSHELRTPLMVLASSCELLLENPAIDQRGRNQVLRIARACEEMRELVQTFLMLARAKHDDAAMSPQVNLTQVAEDLLGIWREPIEHKGLELIYLPGNPLDTRYNTTFLHAVMGNLLRNALHYTERGFIRLTLEPSGFVVEDSGVGIPEDKREAMFEPFVRGSEKRGEGLGLGLSLVQRICESQGWSVSLSTMEPHGCRFQVQLSPVKP; translated from the coding sequence ATGGAGTTTAAGCAAAGCCTCGCCCAACGGATCATCATCGCCTTTGCCTTGATGAGCGCACTGGTGGCGGGGGCGTTCGCCATGGGCATCGTTGCAACCGTGCACCTGGTGGAAGAAAAACTGATTTCGGCCGGCCTGGGCGGTGACCTGCAGCGCCTGTTGCTGATGGACAGTGTCGAGGACTGGAGCCATCGCCCAGAGCCGGATCAACTGTTCTATTTCAGCGGCGGGCCCGGGGATTTCGAACTGCCCAAGGATCTGCGCCATCTGGAACCCGGCTTTCATGAGGTGTTTCGCGAGTCGCTGTCGTACCACGCCATGGTCGAAGTGGTCGATGGTCGGCGCTATGTGCTGCTGCAAGACCAGAGCGATTTCGAAGAGCGCGAGCGCGTCCTGTTCGCCGTCGTGCTGGTGGGTTTTGTACTCAGCCTGGCGCTGGCGGTATTCCTCGGTTGGGTGCTGGCCCGCAAGGTGATGGCGCCCGTGGTGCGTTTGGCGCGCCAGGTTCGTCATCGTGACCAGTTGCTGGGGCTGGCACCGCCCCTGGCGCCGGATTACGCCGCCGATGAAGTCGGTGAGCTGGCGGTGGCCTTCGACGCGACGCTGGGGCGGTTGCGGCAGGCATTGTCCCGTGAGCAACTGTTTACCAGCGATGTCAGCCACGAATTGCGCACCCCGCTGATGGTGTTGGCCAGTTCGTGTGAACTGCTGTTGGAAAACCCCGCCATTGATCAGCGCGGCCGCAATCAGGTGCTGCGCATTGCCCGAGCCTGCGAAGAAATGCGCGAGCTGGTGCAAACCTTCCTGATGCTGGCCCGTGCCAAACACGATGATGCGGCCATGTCGCCCCAGGTCAACCTGACCCAGGTCGCCGAAGATTTGCTCGGCATCTGGCGCGAGCCCATCGAGCACAAAGGCCTCGAATTGATCTACCTGCCGGGCAATCCGCTGGATACCCGCTACAACACCACCTTCTTGCATGCGGTGATGGGCAACCTGCTGCGCAACGCGTTGCACTACACCGAACGGGGCTTTATCCGCCTCACACTCGAACCCAGTGGCTTTGTGGTGGAAGACTCCGGCGTGGGCATTCCTGAAGACAAGCGTGAAGCGATGTTCGAGCCTTTTGTGCGCGGCAGTGAAAAGCGCGGTGAAGGCCTGGGGTTAGGCTTGTCGCTGGTGCAACGCATCTGCGAGAGCCAGGGCTGGAGCGTCAGCCTGAGCACCATGGAGCCCCATGGCTGCCGCTTTCAGGTCCAATTGAGCCCGGTCAAACCCTAA
- the groL gene encoding chaperonin GroEL (60 kDa chaperone family; promotes refolding of misfolded polypeptides especially under stressful conditions; forms two stacked rings of heptamers to form a barrel-shaped 14mer; ends can be capped by GroES; misfolded proteins enter the barrel where they are refolded when GroES binds), which yields MAAKEVKFGDSARKKMLTGVNVLADAVKATLGPKGRNVIIEKSFGAPTITKDGVSVAKEIELEDRFENMGAQLVKDVASRANDDAGDGTTTATVLAQAIVNEGYKAVAAGMNPMDLKRGIDKATIAVVAELKNLSKPCADTKAIAQVGTISANSDSSIGDIIAEAMEKVGKEGVITVEEGTGLENELSVVEGMQFDRGYLSPYFVNKPETMVAELDSPLILLVDKKISNIREMLPVLEAVAKAGRPLLIVSEDVEGEALATLVVNNMRGIVKVAAVKAPGFGDRRKAMLQDIAVLTGGTVISEEIGLSLESATLENLGSAKRVTISKENTIIVDGAGVEQDIQARITQIRAQVVETSSDYDREKLQERLAKLSGGVAVIKVGAGSEVEMKEKKARVEDALHATRAAVEEGVVPGGGVALIRALEALVDLKGDNADQNVGIAVLRRAVEAPLRQIAANSGDEPSVVVNEVKNGKGNYGYNAATGVYGDMIEMGILDPTKVTRSALQAAASIGGLILTTEAAIADAPKKEGSTGGGMPDMGGMGGMGGMM from the coding sequence ATGGCTGCTAAAGAAGTTAAATTCGGCGATTCCGCCCGTAAGAAAATGCTCACCGGTGTCAACGTCCTGGCTGACGCAGTAAAAGCGACCCTGGGCCCTAAAGGCCGTAACGTGATCATCGAGAAGAGCTTCGGCGCTCCGACCATCACCAAGGACGGCGTTTCGGTAGCAAAAGAAATCGAACTGGAAGACCGTTTCGAAAACATGGGCGCGCAGCTGGTCAAAGACGTTGCCTCCCGTGCCAACGATGACGCAGGCGACGGCACCACCACCGCTACCGTTCTGGCTCAGGCAATCGTCAACGAAGGCTACAAAGCCGTCGCTGCCGGCATGAACCCGATGGACCTCAAGCGCGGCATCGACAAAGCGACCATCGCTGTTGTTGCCGAGCTGAAAAACCTGTCCAAGCCATGCGCTGACACCAAGGCTATCGCTCAGGTAGGCACCATCTCCGCCAACTCCGACAGCTCCATCGGCGACATCATTGCCGAAGCCATGGAAAAAGTCGGTAAAGAAGGCGTGATCACCGTTGAAGAAGGCACTGGCCTGGAAAACGAACTGTCGGTTGTAGAAGGCATGCAGTTCGACCGTGGCTACCTGTCCCCGTACTTCGTCAACAAGCCAGAAACCATGGTTGCCGAGCTGGACAGCCCGCTGATCCTGCTGGTCGACAAAAAGATCTCCAACATCCGCGAAATGCTGCCAGTACTGGAAGCCGTTGCCAAAGCCGGCCGTCCGCTGCTGATCGTTTCCGAAGACGTTGAAGGCGAAGCCCTGGCGACGCTGGTTGTGAACAACATGCGTGGCATCGTTAAAGTCGCAGCCGTCAAGGCGCCTGGCTTCGGCGACCGTCGCAAGGCCATGCTGCAGGACATCGCTGTTCTGACTGGCGGTACCGTTATCTCCGAAGAGATCGGCCTGAGCCTGGAAAGCGCCACCCTGGAAAACCTGGGCAGCGCCAAGCGTGTGACCATCTCCAAGGAAAACACCATCATCGTTGACGGTGCTGGCGTAGAGCAGGACATCCAGGCGCGCATCACTCAGATCCGTGCCCAGGTTGTCGAAACTTCCTCGGACTACGACCGTGAAAAACTGCAAGAGCGTCTGGCCAAGCTGTCCGGCGGCGTTGCAGTGATCAAGGTTGGCGCCGGTTCCGAAGTTGAAATGAAAGAGAAGAAAGCCCGCGTTGAAGACGCCCTGCACGCAACCCGTGCAGCCGTTGAAGAAGGCGTGGTACCTGGCGGTGGCGTTGCGCTGATCCGTGCTCTGGAAGCTTTGGTTGACCTTAAGGGCGACAACGCTGACCAGAACGTCGGTATCGCTGTACTGCGTCGCGCTGTTGAAGCACCGCTGCGTCAGATCGCTGCCAACTCCGGCGACGAGCCAAGCGTTGTGGTCAACGAAGTCAAGAACGGCAAAGGTAACTACGGTTACAACGCTGCAACGGGCGTCTACGGCGACATGATCGAAATGGGCATCCTGGACCCTACCAAGGTGACTCGTTCGGCGTTGCAAGCAGCAGCCTCCATCGGCGGTCTGATCCTGACCACTGAAGCGGCCATCGCTGATGCACCGAAGAAAGAAGGCTCGACTGGCGGCGGTATGCCAGACATGGGCGGCATGGGTGGCATGGGCGGCATGATGTAA
- a CDS encoding FxsA family protein yields MRPFLLLFLLFPVLELFVFVQVSSAIGFFPALLLIIAGSMLGVLVLRVAGLATALRARESLNRGELPAQTMLEGLMMALAGGLLILPGFISDVVGLVMLLPFTRKLLAGKMRQRAEEAAIRQRAFADDLQPRGGPAPRQPLGREGDVIEGEFEHRDSK; encoded by the coding sequence ATGCGCCCTTTTTTATTGCTCTTTCTGCTGTTTCCGGTGTTGGAGCTGTTCGTATTCGTTCAAGTCAGCAGTGCGATCGGGTTCTTCCCGGCACTGTTGCTGATAATTGCAGGCTCGATGCTCGGCGTCCTGGTGCTGCGCGTTGCCGGCCTGGCGACCGCGTTACGTGCCCGTGAAAGCCTGAACCGTGGCGAATTGCCCGCTCAGACCATGCTCGAAGGCCTGATGATGGCTTTGGCCGGTGGCTTGTTGATCCTGCCGGGTTTCATCAGCGATGTGGTGGGCCTGGTCATGCTGCTGCCGTTCACCCGCAAGCTGCTGGCCGGCAAGATGCGCCAGCGTGCCGAAGAGGCTGCGATTCGTCAGCGTGCGTTCGCCGACGACCTGCAACCGCGTGGCGGCCCGGCTCCGCGCCAACCGTTGGGGCGTGAAGGTGATGTGATCGAGGGTGAGTTCGAGCACCGCGACAGCAAATAA
- a CDS encoding lipopolysaccharide kinase InaA family protein produces MAVECVSGSHVAPEERFDYFWRQRGEWVEEPNRRRGGESGVQRVISANGRLLYSKRQTGHIYRSWLHPFGRPTVLRERDALMGLRSLDVRVPELVFCGARRDPEHQWKALLVTASLDGFDEIENWYAAGGREQYGELVHERVLKELAGTLARMHKGRWQHGCLYIKHIFVRVTGEGDSANVEVALLDFEKCRQRLTAYRAASHDMLQLRRHSSWSSTDWEKLSYFYETAFGSAIKGLTR; encoded by the coding sequence ATGGCAGTTGAGTGCGTATCAGGCAGTCACGTAGCTCCCGAAGAGCGATTTGATTATTTCTGGCGCCAACGGGGCGAGTGGGTCGAGGAACCCAATCGTCGACGTGGGGGGGAAAGTGGCGTGCAACGGGTGATCAGCGCTAACGGCCGCTTGCTCTACAGCAAGCGCCAGACCGGGCATATCTACCGCAGTTGGCTCCACCCGTTTGGTCGCCCGACCGTGTTGCGCGAGCGCGATGCCCTGATGGGCCTGCGCTCGTTGGATGTGCGTGTTCCGGAACTGGTGTTTTGCGGCGCGCGCCGTGACCCGGAGCACCAGTGGAAGGCGCTGTTGGTGACTGCGTCATTGGACGGTTTCGACGAGATCGAAAACTGGTACGCCGCCGGTGGCCGCGAGCAGTACGGCGAGTTGGTCCACGAGCGCGTGCTCAAAGAGTTGGCGGGCACCCTGGCGAGAATGCACAAGGGCCGCTGGCAGCATGGCTGCCTGTACATCAAACACATCTTTGTACGGGTAACCGGCGAGGGCGACTCGGCCAATGTGGAAGTGGCGCTGCTGGATTTCGAAAAGTGCCGCCAGCGTTTGACCGCTTATCGGGCGGCGTCCCATGACATGCTGCAACTGCGGCGCCATTCGTCGTGGAGCAGTACCGACTGGGAAAAACTCAGCTACTTTTACGAGACGGCGTTTGGCAGCGCTATCAAGGGTTTAACCAGATGA
- the colR gene encoding two-component system response regulator ColR, which translates to MRILLVEDNRDILANLADYLGLKGYTVDCAQDGLSGLHLAATEHYDLIVLDIMLPGIDGYTLCKRLREDARRDTPVIMLTARDQLDDRLQGFKSGADDYLLKPFALSELAARIEAVLRRAQGGGRRALQVADLHYDLDTLEVTREGRLLKLNPVGLKLLAVLMQKSPHVLRREILEEALWGDDCPDSDSLRSHVHQLRQVIDKPFAKPLLQTVHGVGYRLAEGRDGV; encoded by the coding sequence ATGCGAATTTTATTGGTTGAAGACAACCGCGATATTCTGGCCAATCTGGCCGATTACCTGGGGCTAAAAGGCTATACCGTAGACTGTGCGCAGGATGGTTTGTCGGGCCTGCATCTGGCCGCCACCGAACATTACGACCTCATCGTGCTCGACATCATGCTGCCTGGCATCGATGGCTACACCTTGTGCAAACGCCTGCGAGAAGACGCTCGCCGCGATACGCCGGTGATTATGCTCACCGCGCGCGACCAGTTGGATGACCGGCTGCAGGGCTTTAAATCCGGCGCCGATGATTACCTGCTCAAACCGTTTGCCCTGTCGGAATTGGCCGCGCGCATCGAAGCGGTTCTGCGCCGTGCCCAAGGCGGCGGGCGTCGCGCGCTGCAAGTGGCCGACCTGCATTACGATCTTGATACCCTGGAAGTGACCCGCGAAGGGCGCCTGCTCAAGCTCAACCCGGTGGGCCTGAAACTGCTCGCGGTGCTGATGCAAAAGAGCCCGCACGTGTTGCGTCGAGAAATTCTCGAAGAAGCCCTGTGGGGCGACGACTGCCCGGACAGCGACAGCCTGCGCAGCCACGTTCACCAATTGCGCCAAGTGATCGATAAACCCTTCGCAAAGCCGTTGCTGCAAACCGTGCACGGTGTGGGTTATCGCCTGGCCGAGGGGCGTGATGGAGTTTAA
- a CDS encoding co-chaperone GroES, with translation MSKLRPLHDRVVIRRSEEEKKTAGGIVLPGSAAEKANHGVILAAGPGKTLENGQVRELAVKVGDKVVFGPYSGSNTVKVDGEDLLVMAENEILAVLED, from the coding sequence ATGAGCAAGCTTCGTCCTCTGCACGACCGCGTCGTAATCCGTCGCAGCGAAGAAGAAAAGAAAACCGCCGGCGGTATCGTTCTGCCAGGTTCGGCTGCTGAAAAAGCCAACCACGGTGTGATTCTCGCTGCTGGCCCGGGCAAGACGCTGGAAAACGGTCAAGTACGTGAGCTGGCCGTAAAAGTGGGTGACAAGGTTGTTTTCGGCCCTTACTCCGGCAGCAACACTGTGAAAGTCGACGGCGAAGACCTGCTGGTCATGGCTGAGAACGAGATTCTCGCCGTTCTGGAAGACTGA
- a CDS encoding HugZ family pyridoxamine 5'-phosphate oxidase: MSAQVAKNARELLLKEYRGALSTLSKAMPGFPFGSVVPYCLDEQGRPIILISRIAQHTHNLQKDPKCSLLVGEREADDIQAVGRLTYLAEAEKLEDEVAIEAAAERYYRYFPDSANYHKAHDFDFWVLKPVRHRYIGGFGAIHWVDQLTLANPFAGKTERSMIEHMNSDHTKAIAHYVELAGLPAHEPAQLAGIDSEGMHLRIGQSLHWLPFAASCNTPTQVREALVSLAHAEVWPKKEPADA, translated from the coding sequence GTGAGCGCGCAGGTTGCCAAGAACGCCCGAGAGCTGTTGCTCAAGGAATACCGTGGGGCTCTCTCCACATTATCCAAAGCCATGCCCGGGTTTCCCTTCGGCTCGGTCGTGCCCTATTGCCTCGACGAGCAGGGCCGCCCGATTATCCTGATCAGCCGTATCGCCCAGCACACCCACAACCTGCAGAAAGATCCCAAGTGTTCGCTGCTGGTGGGTGAGCGCGAGGCCGATGATATACAAGCAGTAGGGCGCCTGACCTACCTGGCCGAAGCTGAAAAGCTTGAGGATGAGGTTGCGATTGAAGCGGCTGCCGAGCGCTATTACCGCTATTTCCCGGATTCGGCCAACTATCACAAGGCCCACGATTTCGACTTCTGGGTGCTCAAGCCCGTGCGTCACCGTTACATCGGCGGGTTTGGCGCGATTCACTGGGTCGATCAGTTGACCCTGGCCAACCCGTTCGCCGGCAAGACCGAGCGCAGCATGATCGAGCACATGAACAGCGACCACACCAAGGCCATTGCGCATTACGTCGAACTCGCCGGCCTGCCTGCGCATGAACCTGCACAGTTGGCCGGTATCGACAGCGAAGGCATGCACCTGCGCATCGGTCAGTCTCTGCATTGGCTGCCTTTCGCAGCGTCTTGCAACACTCCGACACAAGTACGCGAAGCCTTGGTTTCATTGGCTCACGCCGAGGTTTGGCCGAAAAAAGAACCCGCCGACGCTTGA